A portion of the Fusobacterium nucleatum genome contains these proteins:
- a CDS encoding Rrf2 family transcriptional regulator has protein sequence MKLKNEIEYVFRILNYLSLQDKNRIVTSAEIAENENIPHLFSIRVLKKMEKKGLLKIFKGANGGYKLNKEPKDITLRDAVETIEDEIIIKDKSCVVGQTSCSIIFEALEKVENNFLNNLEKVNFQELTCPTHVPIKIEDEIK, from the coding sequence ATGAAATTAAAAAATGAAATTGAATATGTTTTTAGAATTTTAAACTATCTTTCTCTACAAGATAAGAATAGAATAGTTACATCAGCAGAGATTGCTGAAAATGAAAATATTCCTCATTTATTTAGTATTAGAGTATTAAAAAAGATGGAGAAAAAAGGACTTTTAAAAATATTTAAAGGAGCTAATGGAGGATACAAACTGAATAAAGAGCCAAAGGATATAACTTTAAGAGACGCTGTTGAAACTATTGAAGATGAAATTATAATAAAAGATAAATCTTGTGTAGTTGGGCAAACAAGTTGTTCTATTATTTTTGAAGCATTAGAAAAAGTTGAAAATAACTTTTTAAATAACCTAGAAAAAGTTAATTTTCAAGAATTAACTTGTCCTACTCATGTACCAATAAAAATTGAAGATGAAATTAAATAG
- a CDS encoding DUF1385 domain-containing protein: protein MSTNKPSIGGQAVIEGVMMRGTECLATAVRRPSGEIVYKKTKIIGKNSNFAKKPFIRGVLMLFESLVIGVKELTFSANQAGEDDEKLSDKEAVFTTIFSLALGIGIFIVLPSIVGSFFFPTNRIYANLTEAILRLIIFIGYIWGISFSKEVGRVFEYHGAEHKSIYTYENGLELTPENAKKFTTLHPRCGTSFLFIVMFIAIIVFSVIDFMLPIPTNLLTKFLLKVVVRIILMPVIASLAYELQKYSSCHLNNPLIKLISLPGLALQKITTREPDLDELEVAIVAIKASLGEEVNNATEIFE from the coding sequence ATGAGTACAAATAAACCTTCCATAGGAGGACAGGCTGTAATTGAAGGGGTGATGATGAGAGGAACAGAATGCCTTGCAACAGCAGTAAGAAGACCCTCTGGAGAAATTGTATATAAGAAAACAAAAATAATTGGTAAAAATAGTAATTTTGCCAAAAAACCTTTTATAAGAGGAGTTTTGATGCTATTTGAATCTCTTGTAATTGGAGTAAAAGAACTTACTTTTTCTGCAAATCAAGCAGGAGAAGATGATGAAAAGCTAAGTGATAAAGAAGCAGTATTTACTACAATATTTTCACTTGCTTTAGGGATAGGGATATTTATAGTTTTACCATCAATAGTTGGAAGTTTTTTCTTCCCAACAAATAGAATATATGCTAATTTAACTGAAGCAATTCTAAGACTTATAATATTTATAGGATATATTTGGGGAATTTCTTTTTCAAAAGAAGTTGGCAGAGTTTTTGAATACCATGGTGCCGAACATAAATCTATATATACTTATGAAAATGGACTTGAATTAACACCAGAAAATGCTAAAAAATTCACAACATTACATCCAAGATGTGGAACAAGTTTCTTATTTATAGTAATGTTTATAGCAATTATAGTCTTTTCTGTAATAGATTTTATGTTACCTATACCTACAAATTTATTAACAAAATTTTTATTGAAAGTTGTAGTTAGAATTATACTTATGCCAGTAATAGCAAGTTTAGCTTATGAACTACAAAAATATAGTAGTTGTCATTTGAATAATCCATTGATAAAGCTAATTTCTCTTCCAGGGCTTGCTTTACAAAAAATTACAACAAGAGAGCCTGATTTAGATGAATTAGAAGTTGCAATAGTTGCAATTAAAGCCTCTCTTGGAGAAGAAGTTAATAATGCAACAGAAATTTTTGAATAA
- a CDS encoding thioredoxin family protein, whose product MRGLEEIYLKGFGYDKYLGIASQDELEKLEELYKNIVISDEFVNKIKTINKKVSVLISVETWCPFARVFLTTLRKVNEINHIFDLSLITYGRGVSELAGYVKINEDDFVVPTAVFLDNNFSKLRVFNGFPEKYHKEDTLDTIDATRNYLKGKSVNDILEDILKIF is encoded by the coding sequence ATGAGAGGATTAGAAGAAATATATTTAAAAGGATTTGGTTATGATAAATATTTAGGAATAGCAAGTCAAGATGAGCTAGAAAAATTAGAAGAACTATATAAAAATATTGTTATTTCTGATGAATTTGTAAATAAAATAAAAACAATAAATAAAAAAGTTTCTGTTTTAATTAGTGTCGAAACTTGGTGTCCTTTTGCAAGAGTATTTTTAACTACTTTAAGAAAAGTAAATGAAATAAATCATATCTTTGATTTATCTTTAATAACTTATGGTAGAGGTGTTTCTGAATTAGCAGGTTATGTAAAAATAAATGAAGATGATTTTGTTGTCCCAACAGCAGTATTTTTAGATAATAATTTTTCTAAATTAAGAGTATTTAATGGTTTTCCAGAAAAATATCATAAAGAAGACACCTTAGATACTATTGATGCAACTAGAAATTATTTAAAAGGTAAATCAGTAAATGATATACTTGAAGATATATTAAAGATTTTTTAA
- a CDS encoding type II toxin-antitoxin system RelE family toxin: MGYRVMIPDKVNKKILKFDRNTRKLLYDYINKNLKDTDDPRLHGKALTGNLKGLWRYRIMDYRLIVDIQDEQLIIVAVDFNHRRKIYL; encoded by the coding sequence ATGGGATATAGAGTAATGATTCCAGATAAAGTTAATAAAAAGATTTTGAAATTTGATAGAAATACACGAAAATTATTGTATGACTATATAAATAAGAATTTAAAGGATACTGATGATCCAAGACTTCATGGAAAAGCTTTAACTGGAAATTTAAAAGGCTTATGGAGATATAGAATAATGGATTATCGCCTAATTGTCGATATTCAAGATGAACAATTAATAATTGTTGCAGTAGACTTTAATCATAGAAGAAAAATTTATTTGTAG
- a CDS encoding RNA 2'-phosphotransferase, with translation MDNDVKLGRFISLILRHKPETINLKLDKNGWANTKELIEKISKSGREIDFEILERIVNENNKKRYSFNEDKTKIRAVQGHSIEVNLELKEVVPPAILYHGTAFKTLESIKKEGIKKMSRQHVHLSADIETAKNVATRHSGKYIILEIDTEAMLKENYKFYLSENKVWLTDFVPSKFIKF, from the coding sequence ATGGATAATGATGTAAAATTGGGGAGATTTATCAGCCTTATTCTAAGACATAAACCAGAAACTATAAATTTAAAATTAGATAAAAATGGTTGGGCTAATACAAAAGAATTAATAGAAAAAATTAGTAAATCCGGAAGAGAAATTGATTTTGAAATATTAGAAAGAATTGTAAATGAAAATAATAAAAAAAGATATAGTTTTAATGAGGATAAAACAAAGATAAGGGCAGTTCAAGGACATTCTATTGAAGTTAATTTAGAACTTAAAGAAGTTGTTCCACCTGCTATTCTGTATCATGGAACAGCTTTTAAAACTTTAGAAAGTATTAAGAAAGAAGGAATTAAAAAGATGAGTAGACAACATGTTCATCTATCAGCTGATATAGAAACTGCTAAAAATGTTGCTACAAGACATAGTGGAAAATACATAATTCTTGAAATTGATACAGAGGCTATGTTAAAAGAAAATTATAAATTCTATCTGTCAGAAAATAAAGTTTGGCTTACAGATTTTGTTCCAAGTAAATTTATTAAATTTTAA
- the relB gene encoding type II toxin-antitoxin system RelB family antitoxin, which translates to MSVVSIRFNDDEEEILKNYVKSKGLNLSQYIKNIIFEKIEEEYDLKSVQEYLKAKSEGTLNLIPFEEAIKEWDIE; encoded by the coding sequence ATGTCAGTTGTTTCAATTAGATTTAATGATGATGAGGAAGAAATACTTAAAAATTATGTAAAAAGTAAAGGGTTAAATCTATCTCAATATATTAAAAATATTATATTTGAAAAGATAGAGGAAGAATATGATTTAAAAAGTGTTCAAGAATACTTGAAAGCAAAATCTGAGGGGACATTAAACTTAATTCCATTTGAGGAGGCAATAAAAGAATGGGATATAGAGTAA
- a CDS encoding bifunctional glycosyltransferase family 2/GtrA family protein: protein MKKILILIPALNPPKQLIDYVKSLLENGLNDILLVDDGSKEEFKEIFDIIEKFPEGNIKVFRHAKNLGKGRALKNAFNYFLTLPNLAEYSGVVTADSDGQHRVEDVIKVAKEVEENPNKLILGCRDFDLEQVPPKSRFGNKITNGAFKLFYGKNISDTQTGLRGFPTAIIKDFLDIAGERFEYETKMLIYCFQKEIEIKEVVIETIYFNDNSETHFNPILDSIKIYKVTLSPFLKYIASATSSFILDILSFKWILAILIALGNIEGAGIITISTIVARIISSSFNFYLNKKFVFKYEKNTKKSLLKYYSLCTVQMLLSATLVTVVWKHTRYAETSIKIVVDSILFLLSYFIQQRWVFKRK, encoded by the coding sequence ATGAAAAAAATTTTAATATTAATACCAGCTTTAAATCCACCAAAGCAATTAATAGATTATGTAAAATCTTTATTAGAGAATGGTTTAAATGATATTCTTTTGGTTGATGATGGAAGTAAAGAAGAATTTAAAGAAATATTTGATATAATAGAAAAATTTCCAGAGGGGAATATAAAAGTATTTAGACATGCAAAAAATTTAGGTAAGGGTAGAGCATTAAAAAATGCTTTTAACTATTTTTTAACCTTACCTAATTTAGCTGAGTATAGTGGAGTTGTTACAGCTGATTCTGATGGGCAACATAGAGTTGAAGATGTTATAAAAGTTGCAAAGGAAGTAGAAGAAAACCCTAATAAATTAATTTTAGGTTGTAGAGATTTTGATTTAGAGCAAGTGCCACCAAAAAGTAGATTTGGGAATAAAATTACAAATGGAGCTTTTAAATTATTCTATGGTAAAAATATTTCAGATACTCAAACAGGTTTAAGAGGTTTCCCAACTGCTATAATAAAAGATTTTCTTGATATAGCAGGAGAAAGATTTGAGTATGAAACAAAGATGTTAATTTATTGTTTTCAAAAAGAAATTGAAATAAAAGAAGTTGTAATTGAAACTATATATTTCAATGATAATTCAGAAACACATTTTAATCCAATATTGGATTCTATAAAAATATATAAAGTAACTTTATCACCATTTTTAAAATATATAGCTTCTGCTACTTCGTCATTTATTTTAGATATTTTATCTTTTAAATGGATTTTAGCTATATTAATAGCTTTAGGAAATATAGAGGGAGCAGGTATTATAACTATTTCAACAATAGTTGCAAGAATAATATCTTCAAGTTTTAATTTCTATCTAAATAAAAAGTTTGTTTTTAAATATGAGAAAAATACAAAAAAATCTCTTTTAAAATATTATAGCTTATGTACAGTACAAATGTTATTATCTGCTACTCTAGTTACTGTGGTTTGGAAACATACTAGATATGCAGAAACAAGTATAAAAATAGTTGTAGATAGTATCTTATTTTTATTGAGTTATTTTATTCAACAAAGATGGGTATTTAAAAGAAAATAG
- a CDS encoding ATP-binding protein, which translates to MERFILNDLIKWKNSKYRKPLILKGVRQVGKTWILKEFGNICYENIAYFNFDENPEYRQFFQTTKDINRILQNLILISGYKIVPEKTLIIFDEVQDAPEVINSLKYFYENTPEYHITCAGSLLGISLAKPSSFPVGKVDFLNIYPMSFSEFLLANGDENLKLFLDNLNNIENIPDAFFNPLYEKLKMYYVTGGMPEAVYMWTQERDIELVRKTLNNILEAYERDFAKHPNIYEFPKISMIWKSIPSQLSKENKKFIYKVVKEGARAREYEDALQWLVNANLVTKVFKCSAPRMPLSSYDDISAFKIYLVDVGLLTRLSQLSPNTFGEGNRLFTEFKGALTENYILQGLISQFEVPPRYWAENNYEVDFIIQNENNIIPIEVKAETNIKSKSLQKFKEKFKDDIKLRVRFSFENLKLDNDLLNIPLFMVDYAEKIINIALNKKQGENNG; encoded by the coding sequence ATGGAAAGGTTTATCTTAAATGATTTAATTAAATGGAAAAATTCAAAATATAGAAAGCCTCTGATTTTAAAAGGTGTTAGACAAGTTGGAAAGACTTGGATTTTAAAAGAATTTGGAAATATATGTTATGAGAATATTGCCTATTTTAACTTTGATGAAAACCCTGAATACAGGCAATTTTTTCAAACAACAAAAGATATAAATAGAATACTACAAAATTTAATATTAATTAGTGGCTATAAAATTGTACCTGAAAAAACATTAATTATATTTGATGAAGTTCAAGATGCACCAGAAGTCATAAACTCATTAAAATATTTTTATGAAAATACTCCTGAATATCATATTACTTGTGCAGGTTCACTATTAGGAATTTCATTAGCTAAACCAAGTTCATTCCCAGTGGGTAAAGTTGATTTTTTAAATATTTATCCCATGAGTTTTTCTGAATTTTTACTAGCTAATGGAGATGAAAATTTAAAATTATTTTTAGATAATTTAAATAATATTGAAAATATCCCAGATGCTTTTTTTAATCCTCTATATGAAAAATTAAAAATGTACTATGTTACAGGTGGAATGCCAGAAGCTGTATATATGTGGACTCAGGAAAGAGATATAGAACTTGTTAGAAAAACTTTAAATAATATTTTAGAAGCCTATGAAAGAGATTTTGCGAAGCACCCAAATATTTATGAATTTCCAAAAATATCTATGATATGGAAATCTATCCCTTCTCAATTAAGTAAAGAAAATAAAAAATTTATTTACAAAGTAGTAAAAGAAGGAGCAAGAGCAAGGGAGTATGAAGATGCTTTACAATGGCTAGTGAATGCCAATTTAGTTACAAAAGTTTTTAAATGCTCTGCACCAAGAATGCCTTTATCTTCTTATGATGATATATCTGCTTTTAAAATATATTTAGTTGATGTAGGTTTACTTACAAGATTATCACAACTATCTCCTAATACTTTTGGAGAAGGAAATAGATTGTTTACCGAATTTAAAGGAGCTTTAACTGAAAATTATATATTACAAGGACTAATTTCACAATTTGAAGTTCCTCCTCGTTACTGGGCAGAAAATAATTATGAAGTAGATTTTATAATTCAAAATGAAAATAATATTATTCCTATTGAGGTAAAAGCAGAAACTAATATAAAAAGTAAAAGTTTACAAAAATTCAAAGAAAAGTTTAAAGATGATATTAAATTAAGGGTTAGATTTTCATTTGAAAATTTGAAATTAGATAATGATTTATTAAATATTCCACTTTTTATGGTTGATTATGCTGAAAAAATTATAAATATTGCATTGAATAAAAAACAAGGAGAAAATAATGGATAA
- the uvrA gene encoding excinuclease ABC subunit UvrA, whose product MIDKITIKGARQHNLKNIDIELPKNEFIVITGVSGSGKSSLAFDTIYSEGQRRYVESLSAYARQFIGQMNKPEVDSIEGLSPAISIEQKTTNRNPRSTVGTITEVYDYLRLLFAHIGTAHCPICHTAVEKQSVDEIVESVMTKFDDGSKIILLAPVVKDKKGTHKNIFLNLFKKGFVRARVNGEVLYLEDEIELDKNKKHNIEVVVDRLVLKKDDKDFESRLTQSIETAIDLSNGKLIINDGKNDYLYSENYSCPNHEDVSIPELNPRLFSFNAPYGACPECKGLGKKLEVDENKLIENPELSIEDGGMYIPGAMARKGYSWEIFKAMAKVAKIDLTKPVKDLTQKELDIIFYGYDEKFRFDYTGGEFDFHGYKEYEGAVKNLERRYYETFSDAQKEEIENKYMVERICKVCNGKRLKDEVLAVTVNGKNIMEICDMSIKNSLDFFINMNLTEKQEKIAKEILKEIRERLTFMTNVGLDYLTLSRETKTLSGGESQRIRLATQIGSGLTGVLYVLDEPSIGLHQKDNDKLLATLNRLKELGNTLIVVEHDEDTMMQADKILDIGPGAGEFGGDIVAFGSPKEIMKNKDSITGKFLSGKEAIDIPKKRRKWDKSIKLYGAKGNNLKNIDVEFPLGVMTVVTGVSGSGKSTLINSTLYPILFNKLNKGKLYPLEYKKIEGLNALEKVINIDQTPIGRTPRSNPATYTKLFDDIRDIFAETQDAKLHGFKKGRFSFNVKGGRCEACQGAGILKIEMNFLPDVYVECEVCKGKRYNKETLDVYYKGKNIYDVLEMSVLEAYEFFKNIPSLERRLKVLIDVGLDYIKLGQPATTLSGGEAQRIKLATELSKMSKGNTVYILDEPTTGLHFQDIKKLLEVLNRLLEKGNTVIIIEHNLDVIKTADHIIDIGVDGGENGGTVVATGTPEEITKSKKSYTGKYIAKILKNKTK is encoded by the coding sequence ATGATAGATAAAATTACTATAAAGGGAGCAAGGCAACATAATTTAAAAAATATAGATATTGAGCTTCCTAAAAATGAATTTATTGTTATAACAGGTGTGAGTGGAAGTGGAAAATCATCTCTTGCCTTTGATACAATTTATTCAGAAGGACAAAGAAGATATGTGGAAAGTCTTTCAGCTTATGCAAGACAATTTATAGGACAAATGAACAAACCAGAAGTTGATAGTATAGAAGGTTTATCTCCTGCAATCTCAATAGAACAAAAAACAACAAATAGAAACCCTCGTTCAACAGTTGGGACAATTACAGAAGTTTATGATTATTTGAGACTTTTATTTGCACATATAGGAACTGCACACTGTCCAATTTGTCATACAGCCGTTGAAAAACAAAGTGTAGATGAAATTGTTGAAAGTGTTATGACAAAATTTGATGATGGAAGCAAAATTATTTTATTAGCACCTGTTGTTAAAGATAAAAAAGGTACTCATAAAAATATATTTTTAAATTTATTTAAAAAGGGCTTTGTAAGAGCAAGAGTAAATGGTGAAGTACTTTATTTAGAAGATGAAATAGAACTTGATAAGAATAAAAAACATAATATAGAAGTTGTTGTAGATAGATTAGTTTTAAAAAAAGATGATAAGGACTTTGAAAGTAGATTAACTCAATCAATAGAAACTGCAATAGATTTATCAAATGGAAAATTAATTATAAATGATGGAAAAAATGATTATCTATATAGTGAAAATTATTCTTGTCCTAATCATGAAGATGTAAGTATTCCTGAATTAAACCCAAGACTATTTTCATTTAATGCACCTTATGGAGCATGTCCTGAATGTAAAGGTTTAGGAAAAAAATTAGAAGTTGATGAAAATAAATTAATAGAAAATCCTGAACTATCTATTGAAGATGGAGGAATGTATATTCCAGGGGCTATGGCAAGAAAAGGATATAGTTGGGAAATTTTTAAAGCTATGGCAAAAGTGGCTAAAATTGATTTAACTAAACCTGTTAAAGATTTAACTCAAAAAGAGTTAGATATAATATTCTATGGCTATGATGAAAAATTTAGATTTGACTATACTGGTGGAGAATTTGATTTTCATGGCTATAAAGAGTATGAAGGAGCTGTTAAAAACTTAGAAAGAAGATACTATGAAACTTTCTCAGATGCACAAAAAGAAGAAATTGAAAATAAATATATGGTAGAAAGAATTTGTAAAGTTTGTAATGGAAAAAGATTAAAAGATGAAGTTTTAGCAGTAACTGTCAATGGAAAAAATATTATGGAAATCTGTGATATGAGTATTAAAAACTCACTTGATTTCTTTATAAATATGAATTTAACTGAAAAGCAAGAAAAAATTGCTAAGGAAATTCTAAAAGAAATAAGAGAAAGATTGACATTTATGACTAATGTTGGTTTAGATTATTTAACACTTTCAAGAGAAACTAAAACTTTATCAGGTGGAGAATCTCAAAGAATAAGACTTGCAACTCAAATAGGTTCTGGACTTACAGGTGTCCTATATGTTTTAGATGAGCCAAGCATAGGATTACATCAAAAAGATAATGATAAATTACTTGCAACTTTAAATAGACTTAAAGAATTAGGAAATACTTTAATAGTGGTTGAACATGATGAAGATACTATGATGCAAGCAGATAAAATTCTGGATATTGGACCAGGAGCTGGAGAATTTGGTGGAGATATTGTAGCCTTTGGAAGTCCAAAAGAAATAATGAAAAACAAGGACTCTATCACAGGAAAATTTTTAAGTGGTAAAGAAGCAATTGACATTCCTAAAAAAAGAAGAAAATGGGATAAATCCATTAAACTTTATGGTGCAAAAGGAAATAATTTAAAAAATATTGATGTAGAATTTCCATTAGGGGTTATGACTGTTGTTACTGGAGTAAGTGGAAGTGGTAAATCAACTCTTATAAACTCAACTCTTTATCCAATTTTATTTAATAAATTAAATAAAGGAAAGTTATATCCATTAGAATATAAAAAAATTGAAGGCTTAAATGCTTTAGAAAAAGTTATCAATATAGATCAAACTCCAATAGGAAGAACTCCAAGGTCTAACCCAGCAACTTATACAAAACTTTTTGATGACATAAGAGATATTTTTGCTGAAACTCAAGATGCAAAACTTCATGGATTTAAAAAAGGTAGATTTTCATTTAATGTTAAAGGTGGAAGATGTGAAGCTTGTCAAGGTGCAGGAATATTAAAAATTGAAATGAATTTCTTACCTGATGTCTATGTTGAATGTGAAGTTTGTAAGGGAAAAAGATATAATAAAGAAACATTGGATGTGTATTACAAAGGTAAAAATATTTATGATGTCTTAGAGATGAGCGTACTTGAAGCTTATGAATTCTTTAAAAATATTCCATCTTTGGAAAGAAGATTAAAAGTTTTAATAGATGTAGGGTTAGACTATATAAAGTTAGGGCAGCCTGCAACAACTCTATCTGGTGGAGAAGCACAAAGAATTAAACTTGCAACTGAGCTTTCAAAGATGAGTAAAGGAAATACTGTATATATTTTAGATGAGCCTACAACAGGTTTACATTTCCAAGATATAAAAAAATTATTAGAAGTTTTAAATAGACTTTTAGAAAAAGGTAACACTGTTATAATAATTGAGCATAATCTTGATGTTATAAAGACTGCTGACCATATAATAGATATTGGTGTAGATGGTGGAGAAAATGGTGGAACTGTTGTTGCTACTGGAACACCAGAAGAAATTACCAAATCTAAAAAAAGTTATACAGGGAAATATATTGCTAAAATTTTAAAAAACAAGACAAAATAG
- a CDS encoding PP2C family protein-serine/threonine phosphatase — translation MITAFYMILAFLIYIFFTYIYIKRLVNQYINEELKIISGLKNKEKLDKLPDNIKTEYMETLEKIIKQENELNNSIDEIKEYRKELDVTYSTLVSKSTQLEYTNSLLEKRVRNLSNLNHISRVALSMFNIDKIVDTLADAYFVLTATTRISIYLWEGEKLVNKKIKGSIDFTESFSYPMNLLEKFTNEDYTKIYSDLSRKITILNDEKVIITPLKVKERQLGVILLVQNKDQILEINSEMISALGIQASIAIDNAINYAELLEKERISQELELASSIQKQILPKGFERIKGMDIATHFSPAKEVGGDYYDLSLKNNNLSVTIADVSGKGVPAAFLMALSRSMLKTINYVSNYTPAEELDLFNKIVYPDITEDMFITVMNAEYNLDTSLFTYSSAGHNPLVIYKKENDTVELYGTKGVAIGFIEDYNYKENSFELKNGDIIVFYTDGIIECENKNRKLFGTQRLIDIVYKNKTLSAKELKEKILEAIKNFREDYEQTDDITFVILKSVK, via the coding sequence ATGATAACAGCATTTTATATGATACTAGCATTTTTAATTTACATATTTTTTACTTACATATATATCAAACGACTTGTAAACCAGTATATTAATGAAGAATTGAAAATTATTTCTGGATTAAAAAACAAGGAAAAATTAGATAAACTTCCTGATAATATAAAAACTGAGTATATGGAAACTTTGGAAAAAATTATAAAACAAGAAAATGAATTAAATAATTCAATAGATGAAATTAAAGAATATAGAAAAGAACTAGATGTTACATACAGTACATTAGTTTCAAAATCTACTCAACTTGAATATACAAATAGTTTATTGGAAAAAAGGGTAAGAAACTTATCTAATTTAAATCATATTTCAAGGGTTGCATTATCAATGTTTAATATTGATAAAATAGTTGATACCTTAGCAGATGCTTATTTTGTTTTGACAGCAACAACAAGAATTTCTATTTATCTTTGGGAAGGAGAAAAACTTGTTAATAAAAAAATAAAAGGAAGTATAGATTTTACAGAATCTTTCTCTTATCCAATGAATCTTTTAGAAAAATTCACTAATGAAGATTACACTAAAATTTATTCTGATTTATCAAGAAAAATAACTATTTTAAATGATGAAAAAGTTATTATTACTCCACTAAAGGTTAAAGAAAGACAACTAGGAGTAATACTTTTAGTACAAAATAAGGACCAGATATTAGAAATAAATAGTGAAATGATTTCTGCACTTGGAATACAAGCATCTATTGCTATTGATAATGCAATAAATTATGCTGAGCTTCTAGAAAAAGAAAGAATTTCTCAAGAGTTAGAATTAGCTTCATCTATTCAAAAACAAATATTACCAAAAGGTTTTGAAAGAATAAAGGGTATGGATATTGCTACACATTTTTCTCCTGCTAAAGAAGTTGGAGGAGATTATTATGATTTATCTTTAAAGAATAATAATCTATCTGTAACAATAGCTGATGTAAGTGGTAAAGGTGTCCCTGCTGCTTTTCTTATGGCATTATCAAGATCTATGTTGAAAACTATTAATTATGTTTCTAATTACACACCTGCTGAAGAACTGGATTTATTTAATAAGATAGTGTATCCAGATATAACAGAAGATATGTTTATAACTGTAATGAATGCAGAATATAACTTAGATACTTCTTTGTTTACTTATTCAAGTGCAGGACATAATCCTTTAGTAATCTATAAAAAAGAAAATGATACAGTAGAACTTTATGGAACAAAGGGGGTTGCTATTGGCTTTATTGAAGATTATAATTATAAAGAAAATTCTTTTGAGCTAAAGAATGGAGATATAATTGTATTTTATACTGATGGAATTATAGAATGTGAAAATAAAAATAGAAAATTATTTGGAACACAAAGGCTTATAGATATTGTATATAAAAATAAAACTCTTTCTGCAAAAGAGTTAAAAGAAAAGATACTGGAAGCTATTAAAAATTTTAGAGAAGATTATGAGCAAACTGATGATATAACTTTTGTCATATTAAAATCAGTCAAATAG
- the ruvA gene encoding Holliday junction branch migration protein RuvA, which yields MFEYLYGTVEYKKMDYIAIDINGVGYRVYFPLREYEKIEVGNKYKLYIYNHIKEDTYKLIGFLDERDRKIFELLLKINGIGSSLALAVLSNFSYNKIIEIISKNDYTTLRQVPKLGEKKAQIIILDLKGKLKNLTYTEEETVSMDMLEDLVLALEGLGYNKKEIDKTLEKIDLNKFSSLEDAIKGILKNMRIGD from the coding sequence ATGTTTGAATATCTATATGGAACAGTTGAATATAAGAAAATGGATTATATAGCCATTGATATAAATGGTGTTGGTTATAGGGTATATTTTCCACTTAGAGAATATGAAAAAATAGAAGTAGGAAATAAATATAAACTTTATATATATAATCACATTAAAGAGGATACATATAAGTTAATTGGATTTTTAGATGAAAGAGATAGAAAAATATTTGAATTATTATTAAAAATAAATGGAATAGGCTCATCTTTAGCATTAGCAGTTTTATCAAATTTTTCATATAATAAAATTATTGAAATTATTTCAAAAAATGATTATACTACTCTTAGGCAAGTTCCAAAATTAGGAGAAAAAAAGGCACAAATTATTATCTTAGATTTGAAAGGAAAATTAAAAAATCTTACTTATACAGAAGAAGAAACAGTTTCTATGGATATGTTAGAAGATTTAGTTTTAGCATTGGAAGGCTTAGGATACAATAAAAAAGAAATTGATAAAACTCTAGAAAAAATTGATTTGAATAAATTTTCTTCTTTGGAAGATGCAATAAAAGGAATTTTAAAAAATATGAGAATAGGAGATTAG